ATAATGCTAAAATTAATTGGGGATTTCTCAGCATAATCTTCTAAACCATTTAGATTAGTGATTGCGAAAATCATTGCTGGAAGAGACTCATTATTTAATTCATTTTCAAGAAATGGTTCTTCAACAGCCTCATCGCTTTTTTTTCTAGATATGTTTGAAGAATGAAAACATTGTTTAAAATCTAATTTTAGCAATCTTCCACTGTCATTATCGCCTATTTGAATCATGTTACCATTATTTCTTGTAACTAAAATTGCGAATTTAGCAATAGAATTCAATTTTTCCAGTACTTCATTATCTATTGTAATATTGTTCCTTAATAACAAAGCTATAGAATAGGATGAAATTTCACCACTTAGTCTGTGATAGGCAGTAGAACATTCAAAGTTAGATCCATCATGTAAAAATTGTTTTTGAAACTCTATTAAAAATTCTTTAGAAGCAAACTTTAACCATTTTTGAGTCGCTTTATTTTTAAAGTAAGTAGAGACAAACAACAATCCACAAAGGTTTGATAAATAATGATTTCCATTTAATTTTGTATTACCAATATTTATTTCCAAATTCCTTCTGATAAACTTTCCATGTTTAATTATATGTGTTTGAAGATATTCATTAAAACTTAAGTCCAAAGTTCCTTCTTCATCTATCTGTAAAAAGATATCGTATGATATTAGTATATTGATGATGCGAATTGATACATCCATTGTGCATATCCAATTAACCCCTTTACCTAAAGGATTGCTTTCGCAGAAATCATAAATTTGATTTCTAAATTCTCTGATTAAAGCACTACGTTTATCTTTCATTAAAACCCCCATTATTGCTAATTGAGGAAGATGGTGCATCCTCGATAATTCCCAAGGCATTTTCACATCCACACCCTGAGGCAGATTTTTTAAAGATGTTGAAAATTCCTCAGCATTAAACAAATATCCTGATTTTAAATCTCTTTGCCAATCAATTAGAGAATAATTCTTATCGACTAGTTCTCTTACCTTTTTTTCGAATGGTCTCTTATTGCGAGTTTTATAAAGTATATTCTCTATTCCTGGTGCTTTTGCGTTATAATCTGCCGATACCCATCCACTACCCAATATGTTAAACCTATGTGATATATATAGATCACTCAATATGTTTAACTTTCTATTATCTAAATCCTGAATATTAATTTTCTTATAATCAATTAAACTTTCAAATCTCGGAATTTTATTTTTTATGTAATGAACGTTTTCATATTTATATAAAAAACCATTCATATTCAGCTTTGCTAATACCTTTTTAATTATAATTTTTTTAATTTCACTGTTAGAAGAGAAAAAAATTTTAATCACTTTTTTAGTAGTTTTCATCTTCGATGAACTCCTTTATCGAACAAGATAAAAAAAGTAACAGATACATTAATAAGTGTATGAGCAGTTATAGTGGCAATTGCAGCACCATTTATCCCATATATAGGTATTAAAATCCAAGCTAAAATTATGTCAATAATAAGTGCTCCGGCAGCAAGGGCACAAAGAGTTTTGTATTTCTTGGCAGCCATCATAATACTTGTATTTGAAGCAAACATATAACTAATGCCAACTCCAATAGTCAAAATTTTAAAAGTAGCTATGGAATTATCATATTGGCTTCCATTTAGTAAAGGCATAAAGAAATCACTGGCTAATATAATTATTAATGAAAAAGGAACCACAAAAATCCAAGTCTTCTTCAACCAAGTTAATGTGAAATCTTTTCTTTGTGTAAAATTATCTATATATTCTTTTTTTGAGGTCCGTACCCTCAAAACTGCCTTTATTGAAGGCAATAATGTTAAAAGCAATGAGTAATATTTAAATGCTATTCCGTAAATAGCAACATCCTCAACACTCATTAAATGAGAGATCATTACAACATCAACTTGATTAATTACATTTAACATAATTAAATAAATTATAATGCCAATACTGTCATGAAGCATCAATTTAAAATTACTAAAATCCATTAAGAGTTCTTTAAATGCAACTCCTTTATATATTGAGTAGCTACCGAAAAAGAAGGCAAGAATACCACAAAGAACATAAATAACAAATACCTGTTGTCCATCTGCTTCACCAATAAAAATCAACAATATTAATAAAAATGCCAAAAGAAAAACATTTCTTAGATTATTTGTAATACCTGATTTAATATACATCTCTCTAGATTGAAAATAGCCTTGATTCATATTAATTAATGACAATATAAAACCATAAAAACTTGCAAAAACAACAACCGTTACAGAGGTATTATAAATTCCAGACAATATAGGAACAATTAACAAACTTAAAAAGGATAACATTATTATTAAAATTGAAGATAGCATATGTAATCCAAAACTTGACTTTCCAGTCCTGGAATATTGTTCAGTTGAGTAGCGAATAAATGAAAGAGAGATGCCTTCACCGAATATGCCACAAATAAAACTGGAAAGCGCTGTGAATTGTACTAACTTGGCATATTCAGATGGGGGCATCATCCTGATCAATAAAATAGTAATTATTATCATAAAGACTTTAGACAAAATATCAAAAGCAAATACATTAAAAAAATCTTTAGGTATCCTATTTCTAATTTTTTTGATCATTATAGTACTCATGATTTCTCCTCAATCAAAATTTAACTGTAGGTCTCACAATTGAAATCTACTATTATTATTAACTAGAGACAACAGAATAAGAGCTAAAATGAAACCATATACACTTACAACTACGAAAATCGTAGCTCCAGTAATCGCGTAAATCAAGAAGATCAAAATGGAAATATATGATTTGACCTCCAAACCTGTTGTAGCCTTATTTAGCAAGGAAAGTAAGACTCCGTATGCTAAAGGGATTAACAAAACTCCAAATGTACCATAAGAATAAGCACTACCAAACATGCCTGTATTAGCACTTATTGCTGAATTATTAAAGTATACACTTCCAATTATATAAGGTACTCCCAATGTATAGGGGTATTCATTTACAAAACCAGCCTTTTGAAAAATGCTCACGAAAGGAATCACTGAAGGCATTTCTTTGAAATATTCAAAATAGCAGTTACTTAGAATGGCAGGTAAATAGTACATTCTCTCTAAAATAGTACTTACTAAAAAAGAAGTTTTATTAAACAAAGCTTCAATAAAAATAAGGATGTTTAGTAAAGTTAATAGCAGAGGTAATAATTCAAATATAAATTTTTTATAGAATGAGTAAGCAATTATGGAAACCGGCAAAATAAATAATGCTGCTTTCTGATTATCAATGCTATATAAAAGTAATTGGATATAAATCAAAGTAATTAGAAAAAACCAGTTCTTCTTTTGCCAAAAATATACTCCTGCGAAAGGAACTATAATATACATTGCATTGTTTCTAAAATAATCTATTGTCGAACCTAAATTTTGACTCTTAGCCATACTCCTTAACTCATATATCTTTGTTGAGTCTAAAGTTAAATTTAATTTCAATCCATTAATTAAATAAGAAATAATAAATACTCCCAAGCAAAAAATGTATACGAGTATTAACCAAACAAAATACTTGGATTTATTATTTAATTTGAAATTACGTTTAAACGTTATTTTTTTTTTCTTCCCACAGAAAAAGTATACTGAACTAAGAAAAACCGTCCAAAAAGCAATGAAATTATATAAAAACTCATATTCAAGATTTGCTAATCCAAACAAAGAAATAGTTGGAACAAAACTAATAACAAATAAGCCCAAAGTCAGAATTTCTGAAGCTTTATTGGTTGTTTTTAATATACTTTTATTCACAAATACCGTTGCGATCAAAAATATTATTAAAGATATTCCGTACTTTATTTGATTTATTTCTAAGTGAAAAATCCCTCTTGATAACAATATACTTTTTTCATGATATTCATTTAGAACTGTCACATAAAGAAAATCTAGTGAGAGGCGATATAAAAACATATTTAAAGTAAAATACTTTACTAGCTTCCCTTCTCTTTTCAACGTATTCATTCTAGTCCTCGTTTCCCTCTACCAAATCAATAAATTGTTGACATACATTTTTTATATTATATTTTTCAAGAGGAATTTTCAAAGCAGTTGAGTAATCCCCCTTAAAAAAGGAATATATAATATCTGTTGATATCTCATCATGTTTTATAGATAAAATAGGTCTATTGGTAAGCGCATAGTCCACAAGCTTAGAAGGAACCTGATTCGAAGTGCTGTTCTCCAAGTTTATTAAAAAATCCATACTACTCAATTTTGTAATGCAATCTTCTCTTGGAATTAAACTATTAATCTCGAGTTTATCTCCAAGAATTTTTTTGTAAGGTAACAAGACATCATTATAGACTGCTCCATGCGTCATAGTATACATTACAAAAAGAAAATCGATATTCATTTTTGATAATGCATTTAACAACTTTTCTGGATTTCGTATTTCTTTATAGAATATCCCCGCATAAGCAAATGTAATTCTTTTATTTTTTTTATACTCCTCTAATTTGACATTTTCAAAGTTAAAACCTTGTGGAATAACCTTTATTTTATTTTTATCAGTATAATTTTCAAAATAATACAAAGCATTTTCTGTAGGAATTGTTATATAATTCACTGCAGAACATGCATATTTCTGTAACGCTTTAAAATAAAAAGCTACTTTAGTGTCACCACTTTTAAAGAACGGATCACTCCAATCAGATATACTTATACATTTAGTGCTCTTTATTTTTTTTATTTTAAGCGCTGTTATAAAATTTATATAAAAGGGTAGACCAATTGATACGATAGAATCATATTTTTCAACATCTATATTTTTATACACAAAAAAACCAGATGTCACAAAAAATCTATCTCCAAGAAAGAAATTGAAAATATCTTTTAACTTTGATAGAATCGGATTATTTGAGAGCTTAGCAGAATTACTATTGCTAACATCCTTTTTTTCAAAATCATTTTGATTATAATCTTTATGAAGAATAAATTGCTTATAGTCTCCCACAACAAGATCAACTAAAAATCCTCTATTTCTAAATTCATTCACTAACTCTTTCGCACGAAAAGCTCTTGGAACATTTCTTGGAAAATACCAATGAGTAACAATTAATATTCTCTTCATGTTTTACCTCCTTGAAACAAATAACACTAAATTACATTTAAATAGCGATTAACCAATTTTTCCGCCTCTATATAAATATCGAATCCCGATTCTGAGACTTCTTTGCGTTCAATATATCTACTTTCGATTGTATTACTTATAGCAGTATTAGCCCATTTCTCAGCACTTAATTCCAGACTTAAAAAGTTAATATTCTCTGTAATCTGTGCTTCTTTTGGGACAACATCAGATGCAATGCATTTCAACCCAGATACTTGTGCTTCAATCAATACAATTCCTAAACCCTCAAACAAAGATGGTAAAATAAATACATCAATGCCCTGTAAAATCTCATTAATATTGTTAATTTGCCCTAAGAAAAAAACAATATTTTTAGGTAATTTTTTTTGTACCTTTTCTTTTATTTTCTCCTCAAGCGGACCTGTACCTACTAGTAAAAGTACAGCTTTATTATTTTTTTTATAAATTTCGCAAAAGATATCAATTAAAAATTCATGGTTTTTCTGATTATTAAAACGGCCGATATGTCCAACCACAAACTTATTATCTAATTTCATCTTTTCTCGAATACATTTACGTTTTTCAATATCAAAACTAAATTTTTGGAAATCTATTGCGTTGTTAATAATCTGTACTTTTCCATTCCTTAATTTTTCTTTCCCGTAAAAAAATTCACCTGCATTTTCTGAACAGGCGTAGAACTCATCTACATTTCTTTTTAAAGGAATGCATAATACTCTATTTCGAAGTGAGTTGATCCATTTATCTGAATACTTGGTTGTATGACAATGAGAGATAATATGTATAAAACCATACTTACGAGCTACAGGGCATACTATCATATTTAAGTAAACCTCATGCAAATGCATTATCTTGTAACAACCATTATTTTGTTTAAAAAATAGTAGTAGGCTATTTAAAGCAGCCCGTGAAAATCCGGGCTTTTGAATTTTATAAACTTCCCCCCCAAGCTCCCGTATTTCTTCAGCATAATTATTATCTTCATCTATCCAAAACAAGAAATCAAATTGTATTGCTTCTCTATTTATATTGCGATAATAGCTCATCAAAAAACTCATAACCCCACTATTAATACCAATAGTTGAAACGACATGAAGAACTCTCTCCATTGTTTAGCCGTCTACTCCTTTCGCTTAATTTTTTTGTATTTACGAATACCTCTCACAATGTACCAACTCATATAGTAACTAGAATAAATCACATTTAAACCCACATAACGATAGGTTCTGTAAGCCATGATCAACGATTTCAGCTTATTTCCTGATTTTGATGTGCTAGTAATTCTGTAAATCAACAAAGGCTCATTAATTCCATAAGCGAAAGGAAGTATTTTTAAGATTCGTAACCATGCACTGTAATCCTCATGTGTATTATCATTGTTCATACTAAACATCTCCATGTACTTCTTCTTAATAAGAACAGAAGAACATGAGATTACATTTTGTTTAAGTAACTGTTTGTAGCTCACTCTATTTGGTACTTCAAAAATCGAGTTATACGGATTACCCCGCTCATCAATAAATGAAGAACCTGTAAAAACAAATTCCGCATTATTAGTAGCTGTATATGCTAATTGCTTTTCTAGTTTGTTTCTTTCCCAACAATCATCACTATCAATAAAAGCAATCCATTCTCCATTAGCCAAGGAAACTCCTAAGCTTCTCGTGGCAGATACACCCAAATTTCTTTTATTAAAGATCATTTTAATACGACTGTCTCTTTTACACATCATTTCTATTATTTCTGCTGTTTTGTCATCTGAATAATCATCAATGATTATTAATTCAAAATCACAATAGGTTTGTGTTAATACAGATTTGATTGCTTGAGCAATATATTTCTCGCAATTATATGCTGGCATAATTATACTTACTAATACTTGCAATTTCATTTGCCTCTTTCCGTAAAATAAATGGTTTTTTTGAAGTCTTTTATACTGTATTCAAAAATATCAATAGGTTCATATATTAAGCTTCCAAACAACTTGTTAATTGTCTTGATTTTATTTTTGGAAATTTTTATCAAAAAGTTAAAAACCTTTATAAATTTCACTTTTTTTCCGTTGGCCTCTGCTATTAATTTCACCATTTCACTAGTATTAACATACTCTGTGTTTTGTGGAAGAAATATACCTGAAGCATTATCATTTATTAAATGAAAGATATACTCCGAAAGATTATCAATATAAATCATACTTCTTTTATTATCTACATTAGGAAATATAGGAAGTTTCATTGCAAGTTTTGCTAATTTCGTATAGTTCCCCTTACAATTCTCCCCATAAACCATTGGTGGCCTAACAATTGTTACTTTAAATTCATTGTCTTGAAGCTTCATAATTTGTTCCTCAGCCTGCAATTTTGAAATACCATAGCTAGATTGTGGATTGGGAACCGTTCCTCTAGATATCTTTCCATTTTCAATCCCATAGACGCTCATTGAACTAAGAAATATGAACTGCTTAACTCCGCTTTTCTTAGCTTTTTGAGCTAATTCAATAGTTAAATCTCTGTTAACTTTAAAATAAAGGGATGCATTAAGAGTTGTTTCTTTTATATGTGCAATACCTGCTACATGATAAACAACATCATAAACGGATAAATCTTTTTCTCTCCATCCTTCACCCTTCATGTCAATAGTCTCAACTAGAATAGATTGTGATTCATAATGATTTTCAACCCACTTTATAAAGGAAGTTCCAATATAACTATTTAGACCTGTCACAAGTACTTTTTTTAGTCCAGTAGCAGTCATGTCGAGTCTCTCACCGCCTTATTTTACAAATCAAAAACTTAGAATCTTAAGCATCCACACTATTTTTATTGAGTTCTGTTGGTTGTCCTTCAACAATTCCTTCTTGTTTGAAAACAATTTTTATTGTTTCAAGAAAACATTTTAAGTCAAATTGAAAACTAATGCGTTTAAAGTAGTCTCCGTCTAATTTTGCTTTAAATTCGATTAAAAGCTCATCCCGCCCATTAATCTGCGCCCATCCGGTCAGCCCAGGCTTAATGTCATTCGCTCCGTACTTGTCCCGCTCAGCAATTAGATCATATTGGTTCCACAGTGCCGGGCGCGGGCCTATGATGCTCATGTCGCCTTTTAGAATATTTATTATCTGAGGAAGCTCGTCCAGGCTGGTCTTCCTGAGGAATTTGCCTACTTTGGTGATGAAGAAGTCAGGATCTTGCAGCAGATGGGTAGGCATTTCGCTAGGTGTATCCGTACGCATCGTCCTGAATTTGAGAATATAGAATTCTTTCTTATGCTTGCCTAAGCGCTTTTGGCGGAACAAGACAGGACCTTTGGAGGTAGACTTGATCACTACGGCGATAATTAAGAAAAAAGGCCATAACAGGAGCATTCCGATTAGAGCCAATATGAAATCCAGCATAGGTTTGATAATAATATAAGGCTTCATTCGCTCACCTTGTCCTTAAGTTACTATGGTTTACAGTTAGAGTTGAATGGAGGGCGCGTACAACTGTAAACCATATATTCATAATACCTGTTGATGTCTATACTATTTATTTGCCTATTCCCTCAGCAATTGCTTTGCCCTTCTCCAGATCTGCCTCAAATGCCGCTCTGTATTGGGCGATGATCGCTGTACTATACCCGTTGTTGTTTAGTTTTTGTTCAGCGTCTGCGATTATACTGTTAAACGAAGCTGTAAAAGAAGCCAGCTGCTGGATGCCCTTCGCTTTGATGCTCTCTTTGGCAGCAGCATCTGTGGCACTAATATATTCCAAGGCAATGCCCATCAGTGTGGATTGGCTCTGTGACTGTAACGCGCTCAGCTTCGCTTCGGTCTCGCTAGTAATTGACTCATAAGAGACCTTGCCCGATCCTGTGCCGCCTCCAGCTCCCGCTGATCCGCCACCAGCAGTTCCGCCAGCTTCTGGGGTTGCGGCTGGTGCTGGCGTAGCACTTGCAGAGGGGCTTGATCCGTTGCCGGTTGGTTTTACAGTAGGCTTGTTCTCTTCGTAGCTCTTAGAATTTGCCGTAATGGTCTTTGTTTTCGGATTCCAGCTAATGGAATTTCCTACAGATTCCGATAAGAATCTTAGGGGGACATAGATCGAGCCGTTCAGCAGGTAACTGGACTGGCCGGCAGGCAAGGCCTTAGCCGTACCATTGAATACATAATTTGCTTTCACATTGTTCAGAACAATACTCTTCGGGGTGAAGGCTGCATCCGCTGTGGCGTTCATCAGGTATTCCTTAATGACTACCAGCTCTGAGCCGCTAGGCTCGGCCACGGTCACCTTCAGGTTCTTGGCATCCCAGCTTACACTCTTCTGCAAGGCATAGGACATGAAGCGTAATGGCACATAGGTAGTGTCTTTGTACATGAATACATGCTGTCCTGCGGGAGGCTGTAGCTTCACACCGTCGAAGAGCAGGGTCACATCTGCGTTCTGCACCTTGATCGAAGCGGCAGTCTTTACCGCAGGAGCAGTAGTTGCTGCTGACACAGTAGTTGGCGCTGATGCGGTCAAAGGAGTACAGCCGATCAAGGCCATGGTCAGCAGTGCTACGGCTGGAACTTTTATCTTAAACATGCTTACTCACTTCCTTTTTCCTTAGCTTTGAGCTGTTCTTCTTCGGCCAGGATCTGATCCCGGGTCTTACCTTGGCTGACGCCGTACTTCTTGGCAATCTGAGCTAATTCGTTGTACTGTTCTTCTGTGACTTTGCCGAGGATAATGCTGCGGGCTTCCCGCTTCTCTTCGTTCGTGAGTCCGCCCTTGGCTAACTCTTGCAATCTCTTAATATCTGATACACTGAGCTGCTTGGCTACAATGCTTGCCACATTCGCTTTATCTGTGATCGTAACATTCTCTTGCACTTCCTTAGCCTTGTCCGTTGAAATATGAGCTAATCCGTCCACTCCTTCGGGTGTCGGAGCTGGCGTA
This region of Paenibacillus sp. FSL K6-1096 genomic DNA includes:
- a CDS encoding glycosyltransferase family 1 protein, with amino-acid sequence MERVLHVVSTIGINSGVMSFLMSYYRNINREAIQFDFLFWIDEDNNYAEEIRELGGEVYKIQKPGFSRAALNSLLLFFKQNNGCYKIMHLHEVYLNMIVCPVARKYGFIHIISHCHTTKYSDKWINSLRNRVLCIPLKRNVDEFYACSENAGEFFYGKEKLRNGKVQIINNAIDFQKFSFDIEKRKCIREKMKLDNKFVVGHIGRFNNQKNHEFLIDIFCEIYKKNNKAVLLLVGTGPLEEKIKEKVQKKLPKNIVFFLGQINNINEILQGIDVFILPSLFEGLGIVLIEAQVSGLKCIASDVVPKEAQITENINFLSLELSAEKWANTAISNTIESRYIERKEVSESGFDIYIEAEKLVNRYLNVI
- a CDS encoding NAD-dependent epimerase/dehydratase family protein; protein product: MTATGLKKVLVTGLNSYIGTSFIKWVENHYESQSILVETIDMKGEGWREKDLSVYDVVYHVAGIAHIKETTLNASLYFKVNRDLTIELAQKAKKSGVKQFIFLSSMSVYGIENGKISRGTVPNPQSSYGISKLQAEEQIMKLQDNEFKVTIVRPPMVYGENCKGNYTKLAKLAMKLPIFPNVDNKRSMIYIDNLSEYIFHLINDNASGIFLPQNTEYVNTSEMVKLIAEANGKKVKFIKVFNFLIKISKNKIKTINKLFGSLIYEPIDIFEYSIKDFKKTIYFTERGK
- a CDS encoding heparinase II/III family protein; translation: MKTTKKVIKIFFSSNSEIKKIIIKKVLAKLNMNGFLYKYENVHYIKNKIPRFESLIDYKKINIQDLDNRKLNILSDLYISHRFNILGSGWVSADYNAKAPGIENILYKTRNKRPFEKKVRELVDKNYSLIDWQRDLKSGYLFNAEEFSTSLKNLPQGVDVKMPWELSRMHHLPQLAIMGVLMKDKRSALIREFRNQIYDFCESNPLGKGVNWICTMDVSIRIINILISYDIFLQIDEEGTLDLSFNEYLQTHIIKHGKFIRRNLEINIGNTKLNGNHYLSNLCGLLFVSTYFKNKATQKWLKFASKEFLIEFQKQFLHDGSNFECSTAYHRLSGEISSYSIALLLRNNITIDNEVLEKLNSIAKFAILVTRNNGNMIQIGDNDSGRLLKLDFKQCFHSSNISRKKSDEAVEEPFLENELNNESLPAMIFAITNLNGLEDYAEKSPINFSIMNALINHSSINLQAVHNFSDYSCNHNVDLASLQLTYEKTTTIFLPYEDIKLNNSLSEFSPFFGLAVFKIEGFRLYVRTPTVLKNMHTAHAHNDFLHFEMDFENESYFCDQGSYIYTPFIDKRNLFRSVRAHNVPYHGVETNDFVDCFHLKINIEGEVLQVKNNSIELLVYFSNIIHYRKIELDKNMILITDKSNQYFDYTCKDFEFTSSGYGRLLTQDSIHGLTITTE
- a CDS encoding copper amine oxidase N-terminal domain-containing protein, translated to MFKIKVPAVALLTMALIGCTPLTASAPTTVSAATTAPAVKTAASIKVQNADVTLLFDGVKLQPPAGQHVFMYKDTTYVPLRFMSYALQKSVSWDAKNLKVTVAEPSGSELVVIKEYLMNATADAAFTPKSIVLNNVKANYVFNGTAKALPAGQSSYLLNGSIYVPLRFLSESVGNSISWNPKTKTITANSKSYEENKPTVKPTGNGSSPSASATPAPAATPEAGGTAGGGSAGAGGGTGSGKVSYESITSETEAKLSALQSQSQSTLMGIALEYISATDAAAKESIKAKGIQQLASFTASFNSIIADAEQKLNNNGYSTAIIAQYRAAFEADLEKGKAIAEGIGK
- a CDS encoding O-antigen polymerase; amino-acid sequence: MNTLKREGKLVKYFTLNMFLYRLSLDFLYVTVLNEYHEKSILLSRGIFHLEINQIKYGISLIIFLIATVFVNKSILKTTNKASEILTLGLFVISFVPTISLFGLANLEYEFLYNFIAFWTVFLSSVYFFCGKKKKITFKRNFKLNNKSKYFVWLILVYIFCLGVFIISYLINGLKLNLTLDSTKIYELRSMAKSQNLGSTIDYFRNNAMYIIVPFAGVYFWQKKNWFFLITLIYIQLLLYSIDNQKAALFILPVSIIAYSFYKKFIFELLPLLLTLLNILIFIEALFNKTSFLVSTILERMYYLPAILSNCYFEYFKEMPSVIPFVSIFQKAGFVNEYPYTLGVPYIIGSVYFNNSAISANTGMFGSAYSYGTFGVLLIPLAYGVLLSLLNKATTGLEVKSYISILIFLIYAITGATIFVVVSVYGFILALILLSLVNNNSRFQL
- a CDS encoding oligosaccharide flippase family protein, with protein sequence MSTIMIKKIRNRIPKDFFNVFAFDILSKVFMIIITILLIRMMPPSEYAKLVQFTALSSFICGIFGEGISLSFIRYSTEQYSRTGKSSFGLHMLSSILIIMLSFLSLLIVPILSGIYNTSVTVVVFASFYGFILSLINMNQGYFQSREMYIKSGITNNLRNVFLLAFLLILLIFIGEADGQQVFVIYVLCGILAFFFGSYSIYKGVAFKELLMDFSNFKLMLHDSIGIIIYLIMLNVINQVDVVMISHLMSVEDVAIYGIAFKYYSLLLTLLPSIKAVLRVRTSKKEYIDNFTQRKDFTLTWLKKTWIFVVPFSLIIILASDFFMPLLNGSQYDNSIATFKILTIGVGISYMFASNTSIMMAAKKYKTLCALAAGALIIDIILAWILIPIYGINGAAIATITAHTLINVSVTFFILFDKGVHRR
- a CDS encoding sugar transferase, with the protein product MKPYIIIKPMLDFILALIGMLLLWPFFLIIAVVIKSTSKGPVLFRQKRLGKHKKEFYILKFRTMRTDTPSEMPTHLLQDPDFFITKVGKFLRKTSLDELPQIINILKGDMSIIGPRPALWNQYDLIAERDKYGANDIKPGLTGWAQINGRDELLIEFKAKLDGDYFKRISFQFDLKCFLETIKIVFKQEGIVEGQPTELNKNSVDA
- a CDS encoding glycosyltransferase family 2 protein, translated to MKLQVLVSIIMPAYNCEKYIAQAIKSVLTQTYCDFELIIIDDYSDDKTAEIIEMMCKRDSRIKMIFNKRNLGVSATRSLGVSLANGEWIAFIDSDDCWERNKLEKQLAYTATNNAEFVFTGSSFIDERGNPYNSIFEVPNRVSYKQLLKQNVISCSSVLIKKKYMEMFSMNNDNTHEDYSAWLRILKILPFAYGINEPLLIYRITSTSKSGNKLKSLIMAYRTYRYVGLNVIYSSYYMSWYIVRGIRKYKKIKRKE